TATATTCTCTATAATAAACTGGTGATagtaggggctggagttgtggctcagtggtagagcacttgtctcacaagtgtgaggcactgggttcgatcctagcaccacataaaaacaaataaaggtgttgagtccatacacaactaaaaaaatattttaaaaaaaactggtgaTAGTAAATAAGACtattttcctgagttctgtgagctgtTCTACCAAATTATTGAACTGGGGGAGAGTCAGAGAAACCCCTGATTTGTAGCCAAGTTGGACAGAAGTGTGGGTAACCTGAAGACTGAATACTTGGCAACTGCCATGTGAAGCTAAGGCAGTCCCTGTGGGACTGAGTGAGTCCTACAACCTGCAGAGTCTGATGCAAACTCTGGAAAGTTAGAATTGAATTGTTGGACCCTGGTTACTATCTGCAGAGAACTGGAAAATGGCTTGGTGCGAGACCCCCACATATGTAGTGTAAGAAGCATCTGGAGCAAAAACTGCTCAGTGACTTTTCATTTGGTAATACCagttaaaaatccattttatgtCTTACTGTATCACCGTGGACAGGTCACAGCCCCATTGAGCCTCAAGAAAGTCTCAACTGAAAAACGTTAAGTACTACACTCCCTCTACCTCAGAGGATTttggtaaggattaaatgagaagcCTGTGTAGAGTGCCCAATACTCAGTAGGTACTTGATAAATGATAGTTCCACCTTCTCTGGTGACAGTGTAGAGTGCTATACTATGTTGCACTTTTTGTTTCTCAGAGGGAGATGAACTTCTTTCCAGTCTACAACCCGAAGAGAGACTGTGATGGCACacatcaaaacagacatgcaGGTATTTGGTTCTCCTTTGAGAAAAGGAGAATACAATTGATGGTGAGTGAAGAACCAGTAAATCGTCAGCAAAGTGACTCCAGGACAGGCAACTAGTAAGGAAGTATGCCAGCACAGGTACCTTCTGCTGTGTTAAGTTGAAAACATAACAACATATTAATAGGGATGGCTCAGAGTTGGAATGCCAATGACAGGTTCCTGCTAAACTAAGGAGTCCCCATATGCATTTGCCAGTATCATCTCAGTGAAAGAAAATGAGTGGAAAACACTTGAGAAAAATcgttttaattttcttatctgaatATACAAAGGTGATCCCTTTCAGAATAAAGTAGCCAGAATAGTTTTATAAAAACTTCTCTAGAAAGTTTTAATTGATAAAGTAAACAACACAAACAGTAAAATTAATAGATTAtgcctaaaataaaacaatactcaAGTGTGGAAATATTAACCTCATGCTCAGAAAACAGAATTTATATATGAGGGGCAAGATAAGAACCAGGGAgtagaaataaaatttgctttttgagatttttcttaacATAAATGTTTCATGCTCCCAAAGAACCCAATGATggaacaataaaaattatctcatATTCTCTTTCACTTTAAAATACAACAAATAGATTATGGAACTCTCAAGTGCTATTAAGTTGCTTATACAAACCCAAAGTCATCATCATGATTTCAGGATCTGCACTCTTTATGTCAAGTGCTTTAACAAAGCAGTTGAGGGCCTCCTgtatttttccacattctttcagttcttttccaCGAGTTACAAGAGTCTCGTAGTCATCTGCAGCCTCCACTGACTTGTCCTGGGGCGAATCAACcaacactgcacctggcaaaGGCTCAGGGACATCAGCAGAGGTCTGTAGGCTAGAGTCTAGTGGTTTAGACACAGTTAGCCCACTGAACTTATTTTCTGAAGACATCATTTCTCTAGAAGGACCCTCTTCTGTATGCTCTGAGTCTTCATcactgcttttttcttcttcccaatcATCTTCTGCACCCTCTGTTTCACTGCTGTTGTCAAATCTTTCCTCCATATCCTCCACATGGTCTAAAACCACATTAATCAGAGACCTCCTAGAAGCCAGGGATTTTCTTGAGTTTATAGACTTATTTATACCATCGGATATTTTAGGTGAAAAGAACCCTCTAGATAGACTGGTGTCATTTTTAGGAGTTGAAGCATCAAATTGTTTCACAGATGAGAATTGAAAGGGAGATGTGTTGATTGGACTTATGTTTgaagaacctttaaaaaaatcatcctcaTCATCTGAAACAATCCTTCTAGATTTGCTTCTGGATTTGACATTAACTACTACTACTGATTCATCATCTTTCTTATCAGAAAGATCCAAACTGGGATGTGTTTTGCTATGCACAGACTCTGCTGTAGAATTACCTACAGAGCCACACAAGCTATTTTCATTCTCAGCATGCTCTAAAGACTGGCTAGAGAGATTTTGTCTATTGTCTGTAGAGTCTTCCAGAAAAAGATTGAAATCACACATATATTGTGAAGATGCTAAAATTTCCCTTTCTGAGTTGGCCTCATTTACTTGAGTATCCTGCACTGCACTATTGGATGCCAATGAGTCATCAGATAGTGCAATAACAGATGCATCcgattctgtatttttattttcacttgttaTGGGCCAGGGATTAGAGTCTTGTAAAATCTCATCATCCTGTAGATCTAGATTTGGCCCAAGATCAGCTTTCATGGGTTGgctaagtaaataattaaaacttcCCTGGGGGCTCTCTTGCAGTGCCTCTTGCTCAGGCCTCTCTTGTGATGCCTCTTTTTGCAGAGCCTCATTTTCTGTTTCAATGTTTTTTGCTGTTCCCAATAATGAGTCAGTACAAGTTCCTTCAACACTTCCAATCTCTTTGGGTAATGTAGCTACAAAGTCAGCCTCCAGTGTATCTTCATGTGGGTACTTAATATCTTGCAGCATGGTAATGTTCATCTGTACACTGGAAAGATCTTCTTGTGTGTCACTCTCTTTGGACTGTTCATTAATGTTCATCTGTACACTGGAAAGATCTTCTTGTGTGTCACTCTCTTTGGACTGttcattaatgtttatatttgcCATTTGAAAACTGATATCTTCTTCTTGGGTAGGATGAATAGTTAGAAGAGGATAAGGCGGAGGCTGTGGTTTGTTCAATTCAGAgcatttcttctttgtttgaGAAGGAAACACAGGTGCTCTTTCCCAGGCCCCCTCATTTCCAGTTTGTTGTTCCATCCTATTTTGAGACTCAAATTCAACAAGGAATTGGGCTTTCTGAACTCTTTGTTGAATATACTGAGATTCTTCTATCACACTGACCTCCTCTTTAGCAGACATATCACATGTGTACATCAAATCATGGTCTGAGATTCCAGCTATCCCCAGAGAGTGCAGGT
This window of the Urocitellus parryii isolate mUroPar1 chromosome X, mUroPar1.hap1, whole genome shotgun sequence genome carries:
- the Ercc6l gene encoding DNA excision repair protein ERCC-6-like, whose translation is MGLGKTVQIIAFLSGMFDASLVNHVLLIMPTNIISTWVKEFAKWAPGMRVKTFHGPSKDVRTRSLNRIQQRNGVIITTYQMLINNWQQLSSFNGQNFVWDYVILDEAHKIKSSSTKSAICARAVPARNRILLTGTPIQNNLQELWSLFDFACQGSLLGTLKTFKMQYENPIIRAREKDATPGEKALGFKISESLMEIIKPYFLRRTKEEVQKKKSCNSEVRLIEKNPGVDAVCEMPSLSRKNDLIIWIRLVPLQEEIYRKFVSLDHIKELLTETRSPLAELGVLKKLCDHPRLLSARARCLLNLGNGKFSAQDGSEEEDSSDMDNIDHVTDDTLRQESGKMIFLMDLLKRLRDEGHQTLVFSQLRKILNIIERLLNNMHVKTLRIDGTITHLLEREKRINLFQQNKDYSVFLLTTQVGGVGLTLTAATRVVIFDPSWNPATDAQAVDRVYRIGQKENVVVYRLITCGTVEEKIYRRQVFKDSLIRQTTGDKKNPFRYFSKQELRELFTIEDFQNSATQLQLQSLHAAQRRSDKKLDEHITYLHSLGIAGISDHDLMYTCDMSAKEEVSVIEESQYIQQRVQKAQFLVEFESQNRMEQQTGNEGAWERAPVFPSQTKKKCSELNKPQPPPYPLLTIHPTQEEDISFQMANININEQSKESDTQEDLSKDLSSVQMNITMLQDIKYPHEDTLEADFVATLPKEIGSVEGTCTDSLLGTAKNIETENEALQKEASQERPEQEALQESPQGSFNYLLSQPMKADLGPNLDLQDDEILQDSNPWPITSENKNTESDASVIALSDDSLASNSAVQDTQVNEANSEREILASSQYMCDFNLFLEDSTDNRQNLSSQSLEHAENENSLCGSVGNSTAESVHSKTHPSLDLSDKKDDESVVVVNVKSRSKSRRIVSDDEDDFFKGSSNISPINTSPFQFSSVKQFDASTPKNDTSLSRGFFSPKISDGINKSINSRKSLASRRSLINVVLDHVEDMEERFDNSSETEGAEDDWEEEKSSDEDSEHTEEGPSREMMSSENKFSGLTVSKPLDSSLQTSADVPEPLPGAVLVDSPQDKSVEAADDYETLVTRGKELKECGKIQEALNCFVKALDIKSADPEIMMMTLGLYKQLNST